The sequence ATTGACATACTTAGTAAATTATGATATAATATAATTATACATGCGAGGAGGTGATTTTTTAAATGCAAAAACATGTAGTTGCTACTAACAAGTACAATAAAAAAGCATACGATTTTATGAGATTATTTGTCGCAAAAGGAGAGCTAGCAAAATTAAAAGAGATTGCAAAAAGTCAAGGTAAATCATTAAATAGATTTGTGACGGATGCAGTTTACAAGGAGATTGAGGCAATAAAGTAAAATGCATTATACTAAAATGTAAAATGAGTAAATAAGCGATTGGAGGGCAATTAATGAGCAAAAACAAAAAGTTTTTTTGGCTGAAACTCAAAGAAGATTTTTTTGAAAGCGATGAAATAAAAAATCTTAGAGAGTTTACCAAACGGCATGGCATACAGTAATTTTATTTAAAGCTGTTATGTAAATCAATAAAAAATAACGGTGTATTAAGATTAAGAAACATAATACCTTATACAATTGAGATGCTAGCGTCCATGACAAACACAAACATAGACATAGCAAGAGGAGCAATAGAAAAGCTTATAGCATTAAATATGATAGAAGTACTTGATGATGGGGCGTTATATATGCTAGATATAGAAAACATGATAGGGAGTGAGACAGATAGTGCACAACGAATGCGAGAGGCAAGAGCAAAAACAATTAATTTGGAAGAAAAAGATAAAAAAAGCTTAACATTGTGCGAAAATGTGCGAAAAAGTGACACAGAGATAGATAAAGAAATAGAACTAGAAAAAGAGATAGAAATAGATAAAGAAAAAAAGATAAAAAAAGAAAAAAGTACGGTAAAAGCTAAAGCTTTCACGATACCTACAATCGATGAAATAAAAAATTATTGTAAAGAGAGAAAAAATAATGTAGATGCAGAAAAGTTTTTTGATTATTATGAAAGTAAAGGTTGGCTAGTAGGAAAAACAAAGATGAAGAACTGGCAAGCTGCAATAAGAAATTGGGAGAAGAATAGTTTTGATAACGGCAATAAAAAGCAAGAGTTAAAAACGCATAACTATAACGAGTTTAAAGACTTTGAAGAATATGATTTTTTAGCAGAGTTTGACGAGATATTAAAAGAAGAGGAGGCTAACAAGTGTTTGAACAAATAATTGATGATGCATCTAGCAAAGCAAGTGAATATCAATCTAGTGATGATTACATAAAAGATGGGATAATACACTGCAACAATTGCAATACTCCAAAACAAACGATTATAAAGCTGCTAGGTCAAGACAAAAAAGTATTTTGTTTATGTATGTGCCAATCTCTAAAAGTTGAAGAAGAGGAAAACAGACACAAACAAATACAACAAGAGTATATTAATAAGCAAAAATCAGATAGTTGCTTTGACGACAAAAGCTTAAAAACAAAAACGTTTGATACTACTGATAAAAACTCTAAAATATATACATTAGCTTTTAGATATGCAGATAATTTTGATAAGATGCTAAAAAATAATATGGGATTAATCCTGCATGGAGAGAGAGGCACAGGAAAAACGCATATATCAGCTTGTATTGCTAATAGTGTATTAAGCCAATCTTATAGTGTTTACATGACTAAATTAAGCGCGCTAATGTCTAAGATGCAAGAAAACTACTCAGAAAACAAATTGCATTTATTAAATAAAATAAATGATGTTGATTTATTTATTTTAGATGATATGGGAACGGAAAGACACACAGAAACAGCAATGGAATTAATATTTGATATAATCGATAAAAGATATCTAAGCAAAAAAACCAATTATTATTTCAACAAATTTAACCCAAGAAGAATTCACGAATAACGAAAATACGCAGTATAGACGTATTTTTGATAGGATAATTGAAAACTGTACATTTGTTAAAAGCGATATAAAAAATCAGAGAGCGGATAAAGCGGCAATAAACAAATTGGACCTATTAAAAATTTTAAAAGGAGAATAAAATTATGAAAAAAAGTTTAACGATAGAGGAATTAAGAAGCAGGATAGGGAAACCTATTTTTGTAATTGCAACAACAGAGGAATTTAAAAATAAAACTGCTTGGTATGTTATATCAAAAATACATGAATTTAAAGCAGATAACGAAAACCGTGGATATATAGAGTTTACGGATTACGATTATATAGACCTTGAAAAAATACAATTCTTTAGATTTTTTGACACAGAAGCAACAGAAAAAGAACTTGCAGAAATTTTGAAAGAAGAAGAAAAGGCAAAAAAGAAAACGGGATATGAGAGAGTAGGGAAAGAAGAAAGCTATTATTACACGGAAACAAGTTATTTTAACGACGAAAAACTAGCAAAAAATATAGCAAGAGCCGAACAGTTAAAATATAAACTAAGAAGATATGCAGCTTTAAACGGAGGTATTCCATCGCAGGCGGACTGGGGGAATTCATATGTAGCTAAATATGAAATAATAGGTGAAAGCGATAATTTTATACACGCTACTAAAAATTTTGAAAGCAGAGCTGTTGGAGCGATTTATTTCAAAGACATAGAAGCTTGCAAAAAAGCAATTGAAATTTTTAAAAAGGAATTGATATGGTACTTCACAGAGTTTCAAGAGATGTTATATTAATCAAATACGCGTGCACATTCGATTGTTAAGGTAGTTGCATATGATTATTAATAAAAAGTGACACT is a genomic window of Sphingobacteriaceae bacterium containing:
- a CDS encoding antitoxin; its protein translation is MQKHVVATNKYNKKAYDFMRLFVAKGELAKLKEIAKSQGKSLNRFVTDAVYKEIEAIK
- a CDS encoding ATP-binding protein, which codes for MFEQIIDDASSKASEYQSSDDYIKDGIIHCNNCNTPKQTIIKLLGQDKKVFCLCMCQSLKVEEEENRHKQIQQEYINKQKSDSCFDDKSLKTKTFDTTDKNSKIYTLAFRYADNFDKMLKNNMGLILHGERGTGKTHISACIANSVLSQSYSVYMTKLSALMSKMQENYSENKLHLLNKINDVDLFILDDMGTERHTETAMELIFDIIDKRYLSKKTNYYFNKFNPRRIHE